A segment of the Excalfactoria chinensis isolate bCotChi1 chromosome Z, bCotChi1.hap2, whole genome shotgun sequence genome:
TTAAGCTCTGCCGTTTGCTGCCTTTATAGTTTTGAGCATATATCTTTCGTTCTACAcatatctataaatatatacCTTTGTGTTCTCACATAAATGCGGTTTCCTGTTAAAAATGACATGGCCAAAATCCCGTTATTGCCAGTGCCAGCCCACAGCACTCCATCACAGCCACGCACCActtccagcagcaggatggggaggCTGGAGGGGAAAGGATCTGGgcgccctgcagcagcagcagcacagggatgtgctgggcagcacacactgctgacaCGAATTCTCACCTGCTAAGAGGGGGAGATGTCAGTGCTAATGATAACTCAGCTCCACGCAGCACAATGAAATTTCAAGCAATTATGAGAAAGTACAATGGCCTCTGCTGGCCTAATCTGACAGCATGCTGACGGCAGGAGCAGGCATGCATCATGATAAAGGAAAATCCCACCGGCAGAATACAGACTTGTTAGATAAGCTGATAGCTCACACAGCACAGATGATTTGTGCCAGAGAAAAGCACCGTTGAGTCCCTGCTCTCCGGGTTTACCACAAAACAGCCATTGAGATCAGACAGCTGCACGCTCCGGCTCTCTCCAGCTCTCTTGCTAAGCCTCCATCAGGCAGTGACAGCCCGTATCTCCACCGCGGTGTCGGAGGGCAGAAGCCCCGTTGGTGGCAGCCATCCTCctccaggcaggcagcaggcgGCGGGTCAGCCCTGCGGGTCAGACCGGTGCGATCTGAGTCCTCCAGGCGTCTGGGCAGGGGGAGCGGGAGACAACGCCGGAGCTGCAGGTGGAGCTGTCTGCTCCACTCAGCCAATAATGCCAGCCCTGCTGCGAGCTGGGTGTGCTCTGCCAGCAGACACAGGTACTGGCTGGGcgcaccccacagccccgcCGTGCCTCCGGTATCACGGAGCTGGAAGTGGGGGAGGCTGCAGCGCAGCTGGCAGCCTGCGTGTGCGAGTGGGCTGGGTGAGAGCAGCAGGGTGGCACAGGGACGCACCCGGGGCCcaccaggagcagcacaggctgtCACTATCCAGTGCTGGGGgcacagcatcctgctgctccGGTCAGCGCTGTTtggtggtggtgctgggcagcactgcacgCTGTGCAGCAGTTCCGGGAGTCCTTCCTGCATGAAGGACATCCCCCCCATCACCGCGGGGTCGAAGATGGCTcggagctgtgctgggcagcagctgctggcggCCGCAGAGATTCTGGAGAGGACTCTAGGGCTCGTGGAGGCAGCAGAGGATTTGAGGAGAGCCTAACGGAGCCCGAGGACACGTACAGACTGACACGTCATCCGTGAGTGTGAGCCTGGCTTTGCAGTGACCTTTTGTGCTGTGATGGTGCGATGGCTCCGCTGCGGGTCGGGGGGCTCCTGAGGGTTATCTCTGCTCCTCTCCGCGGGCCGTGCAATCAATCGGGAGCAGAGATCTCACGTACGTTTGCATTTGCACACAGAGCACGCAACAGAGACGGAACCTCCGTCTTTTCTGCCACCCCCGGGATTCTTTCTGGGTCTGTTTTCCAGGGGGCCTCCTTAACCTTCTTAACCAAACTCAGCCGCTCCAGCGCTCTCCTTCCAAAGCTCGGAACAGAACCGGCCGGCAGAGCGCTCCGTCTCTCCGCATCGCCGAAGGGAGGAGCCCGTCCGCCGTCCCCGCTCGCCCCGCCGCTTGCCGAGCCCTCTCCCCGCCCCCGGTGCCGCCGGGCCGTGCGGTGGCGCtgcggggcgctgcggggcggccATGCGCCGGGCCATGGCGGTGTTCGTGACGCGGCGGATCCCCGCGGAGGGAATGCGGGTCCTCTCGGAGGCGGCGGGGTGAGCGCCGGGCGGGTCGGGGGGCGTTGGGGGAACGGAGTCCGGCCCCGCTGACGGCCGTGTCCCCGCAGGTGCCGCGTGCAGCAGTGGGACTCGGAGGAGCCCGTCCCGCGGAGCCAGCTGCTGGCGGGGGTCGCGGGCAAGCAggggctgctgtgcctcctgtCCGACCGCATCGACGCCGAGGTGCTGGACGCCGCTGGTGGGTGCGCGGAcccggggccgggcgggggaTGCGGCGGTGCCGGTGCGGAGCTGACGGAGGGGTGGGCGGCGGTGTTTCGCAGGGCCGAGCCTGAAAGTCATCAGCACCATGTCCGTGGGGTTCGACCACCTCGCCCTGGACGAGATCAAGAAGCGGTAACCTCGGTGCCGCGTCGGGTGCGCGCGGCTTCGGCACCGCGCCGCGGGCTGCGGCTGTGCGGacgggaggggagggaaggagaagggaaggaggggggcTGCCGTCCATCCCCTGCACCCCAGAGCTTGGTTTGTGcccctgtgctgcagtgaggCCCCAGCTGGAAGGGCtcgggatgggggggggggtgtcagGCAGGAGGGATGCCCCCCCGTGGCTGCATACGCTGCtgggggggtggtggtggggtcTTCCCAGAAGCACAGAGGTTTGCGTGCTGGTGTCGGCAGCGTTGGGAGCTGAGCCCAGCGCTTTCCTGCAGGGGGATCCGGGTGGGCTACACCCCCGACGTCCTGACCGATGCCACCGCCGAGCTCTCCGTggctctgctcctcaccacGTGCCGGCGGCTGCCCGAGGCGGTCGAAGAGGTGAAGACGTGAGTatgtgcagctgtgtgctggagctgggcGTGCAGAGGGTCGGGCGCTGCGGGACAATGCACCTGAAGCCCAGCAAATAGCTGGAGTTCCACCACGTTGGCACTGAAAATTGTGCAGGGTAACGCAGAGTCTGCAGCAGTCCTGAGGCATGGAGGCAGCTTGTTCAAGGGCTGCTAAAGGGACAGAAGCCCCCTCTGAGCACCTCTGTGCATGCTATAGATGGATGATCAGTGGTTGAGGGCCACCAAGTCCTCAATGGGCTCTTGGGGACATGGCCAGAGTTTACTGCCCTGCAGCTgtcccagggctgtgctcagcagcacccttGCAGACAGCAGGGTTGGCCTGAAGCAGGGTGCACATCGCCCATCGGTGGTGGAGGAGTTcaccttctgcagtgctgtggtttgtgattttcttctccaagtcCTGGGTTTTGAGGCAGGCCTCCCCCTGCTGTTTTATTAACATCAGTTTCCTTCTTACTCTATCTGCTAGCGGTGGCTGGACAACCTGGAAGCCCTTGTGGATGTGTGGCTATGGGCTGTCTGGTAGTACGGTGGGCATCATAGGTCTGGGAAGAATAGGTAAGTGCGTGTCCTGCcccagctgtgtgtgccctgctgacagcaggccACTTCCAGAGCTTCAGCCAAGGTCTGTCCCCTGTGCTGACTTACTCAGAATCTATTAGAACAGAAGGAATCTTGgtggagcagctctgagcagctcttGATCCATCAGGCGTAACCCTTAAAACTTTTCACTCATTCACATGCATCCACCATACTCACGTGCTGCAGCAAACTGGACATTGGCCTCTTGGTTTTCAGttaagcaaacagaaagcttGACAAAGTACAGGACCGTCTGCTTGGCACCCGTTCAGCTGTTGACTTTGTCAGCAGgttgctctttctttcctcacatTTTGGCTTGCTGCTTAGAGTGGCTTCAGGTTTGTTATCTCAAGGCTGAGCAGTCACTCCcttgaggagctgcagaaagcatcCACCCCACACACAACACGTCCCTCACAAAGCAGTCTCACAGGAGCAGTCCTGGCTAAGGCACTCTGCAAAGGCCCTTGGGCAAGGTGTGTGTTCCACGAGCTTCTGGGCTTCCAGCTAAACCAGCTGCACGCTGAAAGGTGCGCAGCATCTTCTCTCTCATTTCTAGGGCAGGCGGTTGCCCGTCGTCTGAAGCCGTTTGGGGTCAAGAACTTCTTGTACACTGGAAGTCACCCGAAACCAGAGAATGCTGCAGAGTTCCAAGCTGAGTTTGgtaagaaaaaggaatgaaacaaatgctCAGTCCTCAGCTGGAGCGCAGGGAGCAGCGTGTCTGATACAGCTTGGAGATGCCGCCTGGTGTGTGTGAGCCCCAAGGGGTGTCAGTGCTGAGCGGGGTGCTCGGTATATCTGGGCTGAACTGCTGCCAAGGTACCAGAGGAATCTGATGGCTGACCCTGTGAGATACTGCAGCGTGCCCCAGCAGGGAGCGGGGGGCTGGGACTCATCAGTCATTGGTTGCTGACGGCAGATGTTGGTTGCTGGAAACAACACGGGCTTTAACTTCTTGCTCTAAAATGGTTGTGATGGTCCAGCAGGTCCTGGGAGTGTCTCAGCTGGCACACGGGACTTCTCTGCAGGCCTGCTAGAGTCCCAAGTCCTGCACCAAGTGCTAATTTCTCAGCCTGCACAGTTCCAGTTTGTACTCTTGTTGCATAGTCATTGCTAGACCTCGTTCTGCTCCTTGTGTTTTGCACTGCTCAGAGGAAGCTGGTGCCCTCTGGCCGAAGAGTGGAAGTTGCATGAGTCAGTGCCTGTACTGTAGAAATAGATTTAATCATGGTATAAGCTGTCATAGCAGTACTTTGTTGTCTGAACATGAGAAACAGTCTGAGCCCCCCTTTTGGGACAGGTGACTGATTGTTAGATTTCTCCGTGGATAAATTTTGatgtaaaaacaaagcactgtaaTTGTGTCTGTAGCAGCATCTCGGCACAGTTCATTTTATGTCTTCCTGTCCTCGTGTCTCTCTATTTGTAGAAAAGGGCTGGCAAAGCCTCTGCAGGGCAGCGTTCTCTCTCTGGTGCTCCTTATGTGTTAGAAGGGCTGCAGAGGTGTCCTGGTGCTgcctgtgagcagagctgtgaccTGTGTTTCTCCTCCTAGTCCCACTCACGAAGCTGGCCCAGGAGTCGGACTTTGTCATCGTGACGTGTGCTTTGACTCCCAGCACCCAGGGAATGTGCAACAAGGATTTCTTCAGCAGGATGAAGAAGACTTCTGTGTTCATCAACACGAGCAGGTGACAGCAGCCCCATTGCGTGGCGCCGTGCTGGTGGCTGAGCCAGCTGTGAGATGCACTCTGTGAGTCCGGGCAGTGTGTGCAGTCAGCattctgcagctgggaaggcCGTTTGCCCACCCTACGGCCCACCCCCTCCATTGTGAGGGATCCTGGGATCCAGACAGAGTCAGGATGAGTTGACTGGGGCAGACAGGCACTGTtcctgcccagggctgtgtgtCCGTGTGTCCAGCCCCACTGGGATGGACATGCAGATGACTGTGGGGACTTGCCTGACCTCGTGGGAGCTGTGCAAGCCCATCttcctgttcttttgtttccagaGGGGCTGTGGTGAACCAAGAAGATTTGTATGATGCTTTAGTCAGTGGCCAAATTGCAGCTGCAGGCCTGGATGTCACAACGCCGGAGCCACTGCCCACCGACCACCCCCTGCTCAGACTCAGGAACTGCGGTAAGTGGTGTGTTCggctgccctgctccctgccATGCCTCCTCCTGCTTGGAGAGCTGCCGCTGCTGTCAAGGCAGGGGACCTGCTGGCTGATTTCCTTGGGGGCCTGCAGATGGTGAACAAGGGCTTCAGTGTTTGTGGCGGAAAGGAAGGTCGTGTGTTTAAGCAGCTCCTAGGTAACAGTTGTGCCTTGTGGAGAGTCAGAGCAATCTAAAATAAGCTTGGGAGGTATTTCAATAGTCCAGAAAGCAGTTGAGATTGGCTTGTCTTTTAACATCTTTCAGATGGATCTGCATTCCGTAAGCTGGGCTGAAATTCATGAAGGAGTTTAATACAAGCAGGTGCTGCTCTCAGCTACAGGCGAGGCAGATCTGGAGgcagaaaacaggcagaaatggAACAGAGAGGAAACACTGCTTTCTAAGCAAAGTTGTCTGCAGCTCTGTTGCTGTTAGCATGGCAGGGTGCCTGTTCCTACCTGGGCAAGTACCCAGTCAATGCTGATGTTCTAATCATGTGCCATTAAAGCAGCTTTGGCATGTTTCTTATCATTACCTAAAAGGAGTGGGTTCTATTCTGCCGGTGTCagagcagtggcacaggctgcccagagaggttgtggagatCTCCATCCTCAGGGATCAccaaaagctgcctggatgtgGGCCTGGACAGCCTGCCATGGGTGTCTGTGCTGGATCAGGGTTGGGACAGATGGCCCAGAGATCCCTGCTGCCCTCACCCACTCTGTGTTTCCGTGAGCTTTGTCACACAGCTGGATAAAAATCCCTGCCCTGGCCGTGCCATAGCtctgttggacttgatgatcttcaaggtcttttccaaccttagtaattctatgattctatgattctctgcaGTCTGTAGGGGCTGTTGGCCATCACACGTACCTTTCCAGCCCACCCAGGAGCCTGCAGGTCCCGATATTCCAAACAGTTCTCAGGCTGTTGCCCCAGTATGCACGGGTTTGTACCTGTAGGAGAGTGGAGGTGTGCAGTAATGAGGCCACAGTGTGAGGATTTCTGCATGTTTCTCTGTCATCTCTGCAGTGTGTCTGTGCAGGAAGCAGAGTAGCAAGTCTGGATGCGGAGAGGAGGAGCACTGCTACCATAGATGAGTTAGTTTTGATTGTCAGATGTGACCCTCTCTTTGCCCACAGTGATCCTGCCACACATTGGGAGCGCCACCTATGCGACACGGAGCACCATGGCCGTGCTGGCTGCTGACAACCTGCTGGCTGGCCTGCGAGGCGAGCCTATGCCCCACGAGCTGCTACTGTGAGCGCTGGGCCAGCATCACCACCAGGTCACCGTGAGCGATGCAGCATCGTGCACCAGCCTGGGGTAGTGGGCAGGTGGGTCCTGTGCCCATGCTCTGCAACTGAGGAGTCAATAGCATCCATGGCAAGAGAACCGC
Coding sequences within it:
- the GRHPR gene encoding glyoxylate reductase/hydroxypyruvate reductase — encoded protein: MRRAMAVFVTRRIPAEGMRVLSEAAGCRVQQWDSEEPVPRSQLLAGVAGKQGLLCLLSDRIDAEVLDAAGPSLKVISTMSVGFDHLALDEIKKRGIRVGYTPDVLTDATAELSVALLLTTCRRLPEAVEEVKTGGWTTWKPLWMCGYGLSGSTVGIIGLGRIGQAVARRLKPFGVKNFLYTGSHPKPENAAEFQAEFVPLTKLAQESDFVIVTCALTPSTQGMCNKDFFSRMKKTSVFINTSRGAVVNQEDLYDALVSGQIAAAGLDVTTPEPLPTDHPLLRLRNCVILPHIGSATYATRSTMAVLAADNLLAGLRGEPMPHELLL